From one Marinobacter sp. LV10MA510-1 genomic stretch:
- a CDS encoding AraC family transcriptional regulator: MLNVSNGNKSKALFYKKLTHIQLEQPWFVLSAENHYDFIISEDHAISHFYTFEADLSDSATFAIPDGAIDILFDCDQTNPSAKICGSTLQASSAHLKHKHRYFGVRFAAGVLPGFLTLAAAELVNQELNLFELSPENESLFFRIANNTKFLSQVSLFTQILNIKPHRKPSIITRNLIREIHETQGNLRIKKLEEHVGYTSRTLQRQFQNDMGMSPKAFSRIVRCQMAIHNISRLEELAFSELASNLGFSDQSHFQREFKKLVSTTPLNYQRRIKQRHYLERIRQNFLLDVFE, translated from the coding sequence ATGTTAAATGTTTCGAATGGTAACAAATCCAAAGCTTTATTTTATAAAAAGCTTACACACATTCAACTGGAACAGCCCTGGTTTGTGCTAAGTGCAGAAAATCACTATGATTTTATAATCTCCGAAGACCATGCAATATCACATTTCTATACGTTTGAAGCCGACCTTTCAGACAGCGCTACGTTTGCAATACCGGATGGCGCTATCGATATTCTTTTTGACTGCGATCAAACCAATCCAAGTGCTAAAATATGCGGGTCCACTCTTCAAGCAAGCAGCGCTCACCTAAAGCACAAGCATCGCTACTTTGGGGTAAGATTTGCGGCAGGAGTTTTGCCTGGTTTTCTTACTCTCGCTGCCGCAGAACTGGTAAACCAAGAGTTAAATTTGTTTGAACTATCTCCCGAAAATGAGTCGCTATTTTTTAGAATTGCAAATAACACTAAATTTTTAAGTCAAGTTTCCTTATTTACACAGATTCTTAATATAAAGCCGCATCGCAAACCATCGATAATAACTAGAAATTTGATTCGTGAAATACATGAAACACAGGGAAATCTTCGTATAAAAAAGCTTGAAGAGCACGTGGGTTATACTAGCCGCACTCTCCAGCGACAATTTCAAAATGATATGGGAATGTCACCTAAGGCTTTTAGCCGTATTGTTCGATGCCAGATGGCCATCCATAATATTAGTCGTCTGGAAGAGCTGGCTTTTTCGGAGCTGGCGTCTAACTTGGGCTTCAGTGATCAGTCGCACTTTCAACGCGAATTCAAGAAACTCGTATCAACCACACCTCTTAATTACCAACGCCGCATTAAGCAAAGACACTACCTTGAAAGAATACGCCAAAATTTCTTACTGGATGTTTTCGAATGA
- the feaR gene encoding transcriptional regulator FeaR, translating to MSLCAAGTDDFDKWISNINEICGPFLACPLGGKFSGSVEKVGGSLDMSKVSIQGADLYRTSKEIQKSGIPDFFCVFQIQGRSSVEQIGNCSSLVSGDIVLIDSSLPFRFSFQEPSQQISLILPRQIIERILNLSKVEPGVKIAADSHIARFASKLVIEASLHENLDSEEGAAILDSLATLIKPSVLKSVRSAAPYERVFRAASEFVKENIAEPGLNASLVASAIGTSVRSLYRAFSDNSITFSEYVKAQRLEMCANYIRAHSGRLNLTEVVYKYGFGSPSYFSTAFKNHYGITPSDFKKRCLSI from the coding sequence GTGTCGCTATGCGCCGCCGGGACTGATGATTTCGACAAATGGATTAGCAATATCAATGAGATATGTGGTCCATTTTTGGCGTGCCCTCTGGGTGGAAAGTTCAGTGGATCTGTCGAAAAAGTAGGCGGATCTCTTGACATGTCGAAGGTTAGTATTCAAGGAGCGGACCTTTATCGAACGTCTAAAGAGATACAGAAAAGCGGGATTCCGGACTTCTTTTGTGTTTTTCAGATCCAGGGGCGCTCTTCCGTAGAGCAAATCGGAAATTGCTCGTCACTGGTTTCGGGGGACATAGTGCTGATAGATTCATCGCTGCCTTTTCGCTTCTCGTTTCAAGAACCCTCACAACAGATATCGCTTATTCTGCCCCGTCAAATTATTGAGCGGATTTTGAACCTCAGTAAGGTCGAGCCGGGTGTGAAGATTGCTGCTGATTCTCATATCGCCCGTTTTGCTAGCAAGCTGGTCATAGAGGCGTCTTTGCATGAAAATTTGGATTCGGAAGAAGGCGCAGCCATTCTCGATTCGCTAGCGACATTAATCAAACCGTCGGTGTTGAAGAGTGTTCGCAGCGCAGCCCCTTACGAAAGGGTGTTCAGAGCCGCTTCCGAGTTTGTCAAAGAAAATATTGCGGAACCGGGTTTGAACGCATCCCTGGTTGCTAGCGCAATTGGCACGTCAGTCCGCAGCCTATATCGGGCATTCTCGGACAATTCGATTACATTTTCGGAATACGTGAAAGCTCAGCGTTTAGAAATGTGTGCCAATTATATACGAGCGCACAGCGGGCGGCTAAATCTGACGGAAGTTGTGTACAAATATGGCTTTGGCAGTCCCAGTTATTTCTCGACTGCATTCAAGAACCACTATGGAATCACTCCTTCTGACTTCAAGAAGCGTTGCTTATCAATCTGA
- a CDS encoding tyramine oxidase subunit B gives MPISTRIDFIYLSEPDMISAGVTDMSACVDTMEEMFILLHQGDYRMAGPNSDSHGAMITFPEESVFSTMPKPTADRRLMAMPAYLGGDFQTCGVKWYGSNIANREKGLPRSILMFILSDIDTGAPLAYMSANLLSAYRTGAIPGVGARYLARKNSKVIGLLGPGVMGKTSVASFMAACPDIDTIKVKGRGKRSLESFLEWVRAEYPHISDIQIVETNEEVVRGSDIVTYCNSGEVGDPSTYPIVKREWVKPGAYLAMPASCSLDDGMSSAGVRKVMDSVGLYETWYEEVPKPAHNCIPLVGMRFMDMIEEGLMQKDELEDLGAIVAGDSPARQTDDEIIIMSVGGMPVEDVAWATKIYRNAIEKGIGVKLNLWETPVLR, from the coding sequence ATGCCTATAAGTACAAGAATTGATTTTATTTACCTTTCCGAGCCAGACATGATTTCAGCAGGCGTGACAGACATGTCTGCATGCGTGGATACCATGGAAGAAATGTTCATTCTTTTGCATCAGGGCGATTACCGAATGGCCGGGCCCAACAGTGATTCACATGGTGCCATGATCACCTTTCCGGAGGAATCTGTTTTCTCGACTATGCCAAAACCAACGGCTGACCGGCGCTTAATGGCTATGCCCGCGTATTTGGGTGGCGACTTCCAGACCTGCGGCGTGAAGTGGTATGGGTCCAATATTGCCAACCGAGAGAAAGGCCTGCCACGCTCTATTTTGATGTTTATTTTAAGTGACATCGACACCGGTGCTCCTTTGGCCTATATGTCCGCCAATCTTCTATCTGCTTATCGCACCGGGGCCATTCCGGGTGTTGGCGCTCGTTATCTCGCCCGCAAGAATTCGAAAGTGATCGGACTGTTGGGCCCGGGTGTTATGGGTAAGACTTCGGTTGCATCGTTCATGGCAGCCTGCCCGGATATTGACACTATTAAAGTAAAGGGGCGCGGCAAACGAAGTCTGGAAAGTTTTCTGGAATGGGTCAGGGCCGAATACCCACATATAAGCGACATCCAGATTGTTGAAACCAATGAAGAGGTTGTGCGCGGATCCGATATAGTCACTTACTGCAACTCAGGTGAAGTGGGTGATCCGTCAACATACCCCATCGTCAAACGCGAGTGGGTTAAGCCTGGAGCCTATTTGGCGATGCCGGCGAGCTGCAGTCTGGATGACGGGATGAGTAGCGCGGGTGTACGTAAGGTTATGGATAGCGTTGGCCTTTATGAAACCTGGTATGAAGAAGTGCCAAAACCTGCCCACAACTGTATTCCGTTGGTGGGTATGCGTTTTATGGACATGATTGAAGAAGGTCTGATGCAGAAGGATGAGCTGGAAGACTTGGGTGCAATTGTCGCCGGTGATTCACCCGCACGCCAGACTGACGACGAAATCATCATCATGTCTGTGGGTGGTATGCCGGTAGAGGATGTTGCTTGGGCCACCAAGATTTATCGCAATGCAATCGAAAAGGGGATAGGCGTGAAGCTTAACCTTTGGGAAACGCCAGTACTTCGCTGA
- a CDS encoding RidA family protein yields MTKIIKVKTGSKFEEIASYSRVVAIDNLIHVSNTAGRNPDTQEISEDVIEQAEQVFQNIERALAAVGASLADVVMSRVFIQNPADTHKVMEFIGTKFRGVDPASTVTCPPLGSNIYKVELEVTAYRGASKAEVETITIAQ; encoded by the coding sequence ATGACTAAGATTATAAAAGTTAAAACGGGTTCCAAGTTTGAAGAAATTGCCAGTTATTCGCGAGTTGTCGCTATAGATAATCTTATCCATGTATCCAACACTGCTGGTCGTAATCCAGACACTCAGGAGATTTCGGAGGATGTGATCGAGCAGGCCGAGCAGGTTTTTCAGAACATCGAACGCGCTTTGGCTGCCGTTGGCGCCTCACTTGCAGATGTTGTTATGTCTCGTGTGTTTATTCAGAACCCCGCGGATACACATAAGGTTATGGAATTTATCGGCACAAAATTCCGCGGTGTTGACCCGGCTTCCACCGTAACTTGTCCACCGTTGGGTTCTAATATTTATAAGGTAGAACTCGAAGTAACGGCTTATCGCGGGGCATCAAAGGCAGAGGTCGAAACGATCACTATCGCCCAATAA